In Haliscomenobacter hydrossis DSM 1100, the DNA window ATTCAGTGCAAAGAGCAGTTTGTTGCTGTTCTGGGTTGCATCTAACAACATTAGACTTGTTGTAACGGGAGACTGCTTGTCTCAAAAATGGTCTTTTTTTCCTGATTTTTGATCTCAAGCGCTCCCGTTACAACAAGTCTATTCAAATCTACTGATTTGTACAAGAACAACACCTTATATCGAGCTTTGATGGGGGGCAGTTTGTTGCTGTTGGCCGTTTTTCAAATTTACTGGTTGAACAAAGTTTACCAGGAACAGGAAGATCTTTTGCGCCACCAGTCTGAGAATGTTTTTATTCAAACCGTACGCGATTTGCAGGATTCGCTCATCCAGCGCAAGATTGTTTTTATGGAAGAAGACCCCAAGCGTTCCATCAAACAGGTCATTCCACCTAATTTTCAATTTGAACCCAAAACTCCCCCTTCATCCAGACCCTCCACGATGGTGGTTGTTCGGATGGACAGTGTAACCTTTGTCCACCGCGACACCCATCCCGAAAAAAGACCCATTAATTTTTACTTGCGGCGCCAGCCTAAGGATGATCGCATTCGGCGGTCTTTTGGCCTGCGGAGGGGGATTGGACTGGCTTTGAGCAAAATCCCCAAAGGCACCGATGCCATGTTTGAATTGTCCGACGATACAATCCCCAAAGATCAACTGATTCAACGTTATCAAAATCAGTTGAAAAAAAATGATTTGCCGCTGGCTTTTTCAGTCACCAAAATTGACTCCCTACCCGATGAAATGTCTAAGGAAGGAATTGTTCATTTTGCCCCAGCCGGTATTCCTCCTTTTCAATTTTACCGCCTGGCGATGGAAGATTATCAATGGTTTTTGCTCAAACGTATGACGCCGCAAATGATCTTTGGCTTGTTTCTCTTGTTGTTTACGGGACTGACCTTTTGGGTGATCTTTAGAAGTCTCCGACAACAACAACAACTGACCCGGCTAAAGAACGATTTCATCAGCAACATCACCCACGAGCTAAAAACACCGATAGCCACGGTAAGTGTAGCGCTGGAAGCACTCAAGGATTTTAATGCGTTGAACAACCCACAACGCACCCGCGAGTACATCGACATTTCGCAGCACGAGATGCAACGCCTCTCCATGTTGGTAGATCGGGTGCTCAAGATGTCGATGTTTGAAAGTCAGACTTTACAAATCCAGCGCGAACCGCTCAATTTAAAAAGTGCCATTCAAAAAATTCTGGAGTCGCTCAGCCTGCAATTTGAAAAGCAGCGGGCCAAAGTCAGTTTCACCACCGAAGGCAATGATTTCCAACTGAACGCCGATCCCATCCACCTGACCAATGTGGTGTACAACCTCTTGGACAATGCACTTAAATACAGCAAGGAAGAACCCAAAATAGACATTGCCCTGACGGAGCACAATGGCACGCTCACGTTCAGCGTAAAAGACCAGGGCATTGGCATCCCCAAAGAATACCAGGGCAAGGTTTTTGATCAGTTCTTCCGGGTGCCCCATGGCGACAAACACAACGTCAAAGGCTACGGCTTAGGCTTGAGTTATGTAGCGGGCGTCATCCAGCAACACGGTGGCCAAATTATGTTGGACAGTGAACCGGACAAGGGAACGCGATTTACGGTATTTTTGCCACGTTACAATAACTAACTTACATTACGCATTTTCTTACCGCAGAGTAAAGGAGGATACGCGGAGTTTCGCGGAGTTTATTAGGCATAAGGAGTTTGCCACCTACGGTGGCTGGAGTCTGTGCTCCAAATAAGTTTTGCCTAAAATCAAGCCAATTATAACGGAACTTGATAAAGGTAAGGACACACCAAGCTTCAGCAAGTGCGACCTCCCTGGCCTCTCCGCACCGCAGGTGCCCTAAAAAACTCCGCGAAACTCCGCGTATCCTCCTTTTACTCCGCGGTAAAAAAAATGTGTACGGCTAGTAAGTGATACAACAAATCAACCTGTGGGAACCAAAGTACTCTACGTAGAAGATGAATTGTTTCTCGGAAAAATTGTCCAGGAAAGCCTCGAGAGTCGGGGGTTTGAGGTACAGATGATCAGCGACGGTGCCGAAGTTATGAAGGTATTTACGAACTTTCAGCCCGACATTTGCTTGTTGGATGTGATGTTGCCCAATCGCGACGGGTACGAGCTGGGTCTGGAAATTCGTGCGCTGTTCCCCAGTTTACCCATCATTTTTTTGACCGCCAAAACC includes these proteins:
- a CDS encoding sensor histidine kinase gives rise to the protein MYKNNTLYRALMGGSLLLLAVFQIYWLNKVYQEQEDLLRHQSENVFIQTVRDLQDSLIQRKIVFMEEDPKRSIKQVIPPNFQFEPKTPPSSRPSTMVVVRMDSVTFVHRDTHPEKRPINFYLRRQPKDDRIRRSFGLRRGIGLALSKIPKGTDAMFELSDDTIPKDQLIQRYQNQLKKNDLPLAFSVTKIDSLPDEMSKEGIVHFAPAGIPPFQFYRLAMEDYQWFLLKRMTPQMIFGLFLLLFTGLTFWVIFRSLRQQQQLTRLKNDFISNITHELKTPIATVSVALEALKDFNALNNPQRTREYIDISQHEMQRLSMLVDRVLKMSMFESQTLQIQREPLNLKSAIQKILESLSLQFEKQRAKVSFTTEGNDFQLNADPIHLTNVVYNLLDNALKYSKEEPKIDIALTEHNGTLTFSVKDQGIGIPKEYQGKVFDQFFRVPHGDKHNVKGYGLGLSYVAGVIQQHGGQIMLDSEPDKGTRFTVFLPRYNN